In one window of Nitrospirota bacterium DNA:
- a CDS encoding protein-glutamate O-methyltransferase CheR, with amino-acid sequence MEYAITDEEFERFRSLVYEESGISLSDGKKSLLVARLSKRLRALGVASFRDYYHKVSEAPGGDEFTQMLDCISTNKTDFFREPLHFEFLRDRILPALGVHKRLRIWSSACSSGEEPYTIAMTVCDGVAAPLQWDAKILASDLSTRVLAQAASGVYEEERVRELPPEAVRRHFLKGRGELAGMVKVKPYLADMVRFRRINLMDEAYPIKAPLDVIFCRNVMIYFDRPTQQRLVNKFHRYLKPGGHLFIGHSESLQWVDHPFLAVAPTIYQKP; translated from the coding sequence ATGGAATACGCAATCACGGATGAAGAATTCGAGCGGTTTCGCTCGCTGGTCTACGAGGAAAGCGGGATCAGCCTCAGCGACGGCAAGAAGTCCTTGCTGGTCGCGCGCCTGTCCAAACGTCTGCGGGCCCTGGGGGTGGCCAGTTTTCGTGACTATTATCACAAGGTGTCGGAGGCGCCGGGCGGCGATGAGTTCACGCAGATGCTGGACTGCATCTCGACGAACAAGACGGATTTTTTCCGCGAACCCCTGCACTTTGAGTTCCTGCGCGATCGGATCCTGCCGGCGCTCGGCGTTCACAAACGCCTCCGCATTTGGTCCTCGGCCTGCTCCTCCGGCGAGGAGCCGTACACGATTGCCATGACGGTGTGCGACGGGGTGGCGGCGCCGCTCCAATGGGACGCCAAGATCCTGGCGTCGGATCTCTCGACGCGCGTGCTGGCCCAGGCCGCGTCCGGTGTGTATGAGGAGGAGCGGGTGCGCGAACTGCCGCCCGAGGCCGTCCGGCGCCATTTCCTGAAGGGCCGGGGGGAGCTGGCCGGCATGGTCAAGGTCAAACCGTACCTGGCCGACATGGTGCGGTTCCGGCGGATCAATCTGATGGACGAGGCCTATCCCATCAAGGCTCCCCTGGATGTCATCTTCTGTCGCAACGTCATGATCTATTTCGACCGTCCGACGCAGCAACGGCTGGTGAACAAGTTCCATCGTTATCTGAAGCCGGGCGGGCATCTGTTCATCGGTCATTCCGAAAGCCTGCAATGGGTGGACCATCCGTTTCTTGCCGTCGCGCCGACGATCTATCAGAAGCCGTGA
- a CDS encoding methyl-accepting chemotaxis protein has product MEANMFTWFGNMKTMAKLMLGFALVGGIMAFVGYTGLTNMGRINDSTDNIYNVQLRPLMTLTKLRGLVHQMRAQTVTAVLTTSPSDREEALARVREFNKQIDESREVFAKTIKAEEVQKGYDDFVKIYGDYLTARDNVILKPLLAGDQTSALAAMKGEVAGRFKASVEAINALADIKMKVAQRKYDDANKVYADSKALLTGIVLGGIGLGLFLGWVIARMIASGLSQVNDVAQKAAEGDLTKRVSIDTKDEIGLMGAAFNQMMDNIARVVGEVRNGSEQVSSASGQISVGTQDLSQRTSEQASALEETSSAMEEMTSTVKQNADNAKQANQLGIAARETAEKGSHVVTQAVTSMEEINKSSKKIADIIGVIDEIAFQTNLLALNAAVEAARAGEQGRGFAVVAAEVRNLAQRSATAAKEIKGLINESVQKVAGGAELVNQCGKSLEEIVTSVKRVTDIVSEMAAASQEQASGIEQVNKAVMQMDETTQQNAALVEESASAAESLQQQSAELLQVVEFFKVSDGREGGLHRGPSQERPAGGAKPVPHAAAHASGSKAAGHASAGKKPAAPKEELVGVGSDRVNGNGNGHKTAHPSVKDAFEEF; this is encoded by the coding sequence ATGGAGGCGAACATGTTTACCTGGTTCGGCAATATGAAGACGATGGCGAAGCTCATGCTGGGCTTCGCGCTGGTCGGCGGCATCATGGCCTTCGTGGGGTACACGGGCCTCACGAACATGGGCCGCATCAACGACAGCACCGACAACATCTACAACGTGCAGCTCAGGCCGCTGATGACCCTCACCAAGCTGCGCGGCCTCGTCCATCAGATGCGGGCGCAGACCGTGACCGCGGTGCTGACGACCAGTCCGTCGGACCGGGAGGAGGCGTTGGCCAGAGTCAGGGAATTCAATAAGCAGATCGATGAATCTCGGGAAGTCTTTGCGAAGACCATCAAGGCGGAGGAGGTCCAGAAAGGGTACGACGACTTCGTCAAGATCTACGGCGACTATCTGACGGCCCGCGACAATGTGATTTTGAAACCCCTGCTCGCCGGGGATCAGACGAGCGCGCTGGCCGCGATGAAGGGGGAAGTGGCCGGGAGATTCAAGGCCTCGGTGGAAGCCATCAATGCGCTGGCCGACATCAAAATGAAGGTGGCGCAGCGGAAGTACGACGACGCGAACAAAGTTTATGCCGATTCCAAAGCGCTGCTCACCGGCATCGTCCTTGGCGGGATCGGCCTGGGCCTGTTCCTGGGCTGGGTGATCGCCCGGATGATCGCGAGCGGGTTGAGCCAGGTCAATGACGTGGCCCAGAAGGCGGCGGAAGGCGACCTCACCAAACGGGTGTCGATCGACACCAAGGACGAGATCGGGTTGATGGGCGCCGCCTTCAACCAGATGATGGACAATATCGCCCGGGTGGTGGGCGAGGTGCGGAACGGGTCCGAGCAGGTGTCGTCCGCCTCCGGCCAGATCAGTGTGGGCACCCAGGACCTGTCGCAGCGGACCTCCGAGCAGGCCTCGGCGCTCGAAGAGACGTCGTCGGCCATGGAGGAGATGACCTCGACGGTCAAGCAGAACGCCGACAACGCCAAGCAGGCCAATCAACTGGGGATTGCAGCCCGCGAGACGGCCGAAAAAGGCAGCCACGTCGTGACCCAGGCGGTCACGTCCATGGAGGAGATCAACAAGAGCAGCAAAAAGATCGCCGACATCATCGGGGTCATCGACGAGATCGCGTTCCAGACCAACCTGCTGGCGCTCAACGCGGCCGTGGAAGCCGCGCGGGCCGGCGAGCAGGGGCGCGGCTTTGCGGTAGTGGCCGCGGAGGTGCGGAACCTGGCGCAGCGCTCCGCGACGGCGGCCAAGGAGATCAAGGGGCTGATCAACGAGTCCGTCCAGAAGGTGGCCGGCGGCGCCGAACTGGTGAACCAGTGCGGCAAATCGCTGGAGGAGATCGTCACCTCGGTCAAGCGGGTGACCGACATTGTCTCGGAAATGGCGGCTGCGTCGCAGGAGCAGGCGAGCGGCATCGAGCAGGTGAACAAGGCCGTCATGCAGATGGACGAAACGACCCAGCAGAACGCGGCGCTGGTCGAAGAGTCCGCCTCGGCTGCGGAAAGTCTCCAGCAGCAGTCGGCGGAATTGTTGCAGGTGGTGGAGTTTTTCAAGGTGTCCGACGGCCGGGAGGGAGGGCTTCATCGGGGCCCGTCGCAGGAGCGTCCGGCGGGGGGCGCCAAGCCTGTGCCTCATGCGGCTGCGCATGCGTCCGGGAGCAAAGCGGCCGGCCATGCCTCTGCGGGCAAGAAACCGGCTGCGCCGAAAGAAGAGCTGGTGGGAGTCGGGTCCGACAGGGTCAATGGCAACGGCAACGGCCACAAAACGGCGCACCCATCCGTGAAGGACGCCTTCGAGGAGTTTTAG
- a CDS encoding response regulator yields MMTDLCMVDSRRGAKPAPALNRDRRAWGRILVAEDEEPVRRLIAEWLREEGYQCECVGTAKEAVAALATDAYDLLITDIRLPDNETLEWLQACRSGALAVPVIVITGYPSVGTAVEAVRHAVVDYLVKPVDVEALCRSVGLAIGKGRVLRTLRKAREEMRLWGEAMDGLEQSLAAGAKGAEPTEHVLDQTVILFRQIVVSLKTTLDATKSGRSDYRKMDLCTAVGCTKLAVYEEALRQSVEVLANTKSAFKSKELGDLRKLLAGILKDGRQS; encoded by the coding sequence ATGATGACCGACTTGTGCATGGTTGACAGCCGGCGTGGCGCAAAGCCCGCACCTGCCTTGAACAGGGACCGTCGTGCCTGGGGCCGCATCCTAGTCGCGGAGGATGAGGAGCCGGTTCGCCGGCTGATCGCGGAATGGCTGCGCGAGGAGGGGTACCAGTGCGAGTGCGTCGGCACCGCCAAGGAGGCCGTCGCGGCGCTGGCGACCGATGCCTATGATCTCCTGATCACCGACATTCGTCTCCCGGACAACGAGACGTTGGAGTGGCTCCAGGCTTGTCGGAGCGGGGCGCTGGCGGTGCCGGTCATCGTCATCACCGGCTATCCGTCCGTGGGGACCGCCGTGGAAGCCGTTCGCCACGCCGTCGTCGATTATCTGGTCAAACCGGTGGATGTCGAGGCGTTGTGCCGGAGCGTCGGCCTCGCGATCGGCAAAGGGCGGGTCTTGCGGACCTTGCGCAAGGCCCGTGAAGAGATGCGCCTCTGGGGCGAAGCGATGGACGGCCTGGAACAGTCCCTGGCGGCCGGGGCAAAGGGCGCAGAACCTACGGAGCATGTGCTGGATCAGACGGTGATCCTCTTCCGCCAGATCGTGGTAAGTCTCAAGACCACGCTCGATGCCACGAAGAGCGGTCGCTCGGACTACAGGAAAATGGACTTGTGCACGGCGGTCGGGTGCACGAAATTGGCGGTCTATGAGGAGGCCTTGCGCCAATCGGTGGAGGTGCTCGCGAATACCAAGAGTGCGTTCAAGTCCAAAGAGCTTGGCGATTTGCGGAAACTACTGGCGGGGATCCTGAAAGACGGCCGCCAGTCGTGA
- a CDS encoding DUF420 domain-containing protein — MSGSRKRGMEGGMDGKTILWYGVLFSITAAYLVALAGVRSARQHDVGYHSRLMVRACTIVGIWLVAYVMKQLLFGRERFGGTDGEYWRLYVPVFSVHMALAVSTIAVGAYNLYTGLTRLRYGSVGAMAAGMSVHRRLGKFLVWSFTGTMLTAYLVYLLLFVWYPAS, encoded by the coding sequence GTGAGCGGCTCACGCAAGCGCGGTATGGAGGGCGGCATGGACGGCAAAACGATCCTCTGGTACGGCGTGCTCTTCAGCATCACGGCGGCCTACCTGGTCGCCTTGGCCGGCGTGCGATCCGCCCGGCAGCACGACGTGGGCTACCATTCGCGTTTGATGGTCCGCGCGTGCACGATCGTCGGCATCTGGCTCGTGGCCTACGTCATGAAGCAACTGCTCTTCGGGCGCGAGCGGTTCGGAGGGACGGACGGCGAATACTGGCGGCTCTATGTGCCGGTCTTCTCCGTGCACATGGCCCTGGCGGTCTCCACGATCGCGGTGGGAGCCTACAACTTGTATACCGGCCTGACGCGGCTGCGGTACGGGAGCGTCGGCGCGATGGCGGCCGGCATGTCGGTGCATCGCCGCTTGGGCAAGTTCCTGGTCTGGAGCTTCACGGGCACGATGCTGACCGCCTATCTGGTCTATCTGCTGTTGTTTGTCTGGTATCCGGCGAGCTGA
- the cheD gene encoding chemoreceptor glutamine deamidase CheD, producing MGGPSVSCRRADDLSEAVRRDKSRAISEPCEERSVSEPMTLRASPIIEFPHIRRLRDERYPHEIASILPGEYFVSREPMIVYTVLGSCVSACVRDPLVGVGGMNHFMLPVPSGEGRSDSWGASARYGCYAMELLVNEILKRGGHRDRLEVKVFGGGKIYDSNMDIGAANAAWVLDYLEREGFRPVTVDLRDLYPRKVYYFTESGRVLMKKIERIKNRTILEREERYQSSLRPGHVNGEIMLF from the coding sequence ATGGGTGGACCATCCGTTTCTTGCCGTCGCGCCGACGATCTATCAGAAGCCGTGAGACGCGACAAGTCGCGGGCGATCAGCGAGCCATGTGAGGAGAGGAGTGTGTCTGAACCGATGACCCTTCGCGCGTCACCCATCATCGAATTCCCGCACATCCGGCGCCTGCGCGACGAACGGTATCCGCACGAGATCGCGAGCATTCTGCCCGGCGAGTACTTCGTGAGCCGGGAGCCGATGATCGTCTACACGGTGCTCGGCTCGTGTGTGTCGGCCTGTGTGCGCGACCCGCTGGTGGGCGTCGGCGGCATGAATCACTTCATGTTGCCGGTTCCCAGCGGAGAGGGCCGGTCCGACTCGTGGGGGGCATCGGCGCGGTACGGGTGCTATGCCATGGAATTGCTGGTCAACGAGATCCTCAAGCGCGGAGGGCACAGGGACCGGCTGGAGGTGAAGGTGTTCGGCGGAGGCAAGATCTACGACAGCAATATGGATATCGGCGCCGCCAATGCGGCGTGGGTGCTGGACTATCTCGAACGAGAAGGGTTCCGGCCGGTCACGGTCGACCTGAGAGACCTGTATCCGAGGAAGGTGTACTACTTTACGGAGTCCGGCCGCGTGTTGATGAAGAAGATCGAGCGCATCAAGAACCGGACGATCTTGGAGCGGGAAGAGCGGTATCAATCATCCTTGCGACCGGGGCACGTGAACGGCGAGATCATGCTGTTCTAA
- a CDS encoding response regulator: MGKQILIVDDSATMRQMVSFTLTSAGFDVVEAGDGKEAVGKLNGGVKPNLVITDLNMPNMDGISLIKAVRAMPSFKFTPVLMLTTESDEGKKKEGQAAGATGWIVKPFNPEQMLKVIAKVLPA; encoded by the coding sequence ATGGGCAAGCAGATTCTCATCGTGGACGATTCGGCGACCATGCGGCAGATGGTCAGTTTCACCCTGACCAGCGCCGGCTTCGACGTGGTCGAGGCGGGAGACGGCAAGGAGGCGGTCGGCAAGCTGAATGGCGGGGTCAAGCCGAACCTGGTGATCACGGATCTGAACATGCCCAACATGGACGGTATCTCGTTGATCAAAGCCGTGCGGGCCATGCCGTCCTTCAAGTTCACGCCGGTGCTGATGCTGACGACGGAGTCCGACGAGGGCAAAAAGAAGGAAGGCCAAGCGGCCGGTGCGACCGGCTGGATTGTGAAGCCGTTCAACCCGGAACAAATGTTGAAAGTGATCGCCAAGGTGCTGCCGGCGTAA
- a CDS encoding purine-binding chemotaxis protein CheW: MATAVDTAASEADQQAGLSAAGSQYLTFTLGEEHYGVDILRVQEIKGYTAVTRIPNTPDFIKGVLNLRGTIVPIVDLRNKFGMAKVEATMFTVIVVVVVRDRVMGIVVDAVSDVLDIATKDIQPPPNFGARVDTGFIHSMAKSGDKLITLLDIDRVLSVDEFEQTVTSA; the protein is encoded by the coding sequence ATGGCAACGGCAGTGGATACAGCGGCGAGCGAAGCGGATCAGCAGGCGGGGTTGTCGGCGGCCGGCAGCCAGTATCTGACCTTCACGCTGGGGGAGGAACATTACGGGGTGGACATTCTCCGGGTGCAGGAGATCAAAGGCTACACGGCCGTCACCCGGATTCCCAATACGCCGGACTTCATCAAGGGGGTGCTGAACCTCCGGGGCACGATCGTGCCGATCGTGGACCTGCGGAACAAGTTCGGGATGGCGAAGGTGGAAGCGACCATGTTTACCGTCATCGTGGTCGTCGTGGTCCGGGACCGCGTCATGGGGATCGTCGTGGATGCGGTGTCGGACGTGCTGGACATCGCCACGAAGGATATCCAGCCGCCGCCGAACTTCGGCGCCAGGGTGGACACCGGCTTTATCCACAGCATGGCCAAGTCCGGGGATAAGCTCATTACGCTCCTGGACATCGATCGGGTGTTGTCGGTGGATGAATTCGAACAGACGGTTACCAGCGCGTGA
- a CDS encoding chemotaxis protein CheA, which yields MSVDLSKFQSAFFEESAEHVATMEEGLLQLEQCADDLDLLNRIFRAAHSIKGNAGMFGFAAVGEFTHKMENILDALRTGQMQADKPLIDLLLEATDGLKGLLEAAQTNADPDEDVVGPLRERLLACTESRAVGPVKGAPSPAHDASPVKREAPDEMRRIRYEIHWVPTPAVFARGIHPGQILRELRDLGELTSSADIDRLPPLERLHAEGRSLPLTCTLITEHPRREVEAVFLFVQDDSELTIEETTSSEPGTRGRGDTEIAASPPRPVATAGMGSTSDGGPKPLGEILLEEGVISPDVLRHALSQQKRLGEILVEQKAATPQQIAQALDKQRKLEQAAQPKKVETASIRVDTEKIDKLINLVGELVITQSMLSDLGARFAMDRLPVLQERISQLERNTREIQERVMAVRMLPIGTAFNRFPRLVRDLAARNSKQIQLLMSGEETELDKTVMESIGDPLTHLVRNSADHGLETPEERRAAGKPEQGTITLNAFHEGGSICIAVTDDGRGLNRDKILAKAIQQGLVNEADKLSDEQVWPLIFRPGFSTADKITDVSGRGVGMDVVKRNIEGLGGTVTITTELGKGTTFTLKLPLTLAIIEGMTVRVGPETYIVPLVSIVESIQPGPSAVKPVAGRGEIVNVRGAYCPVVRLGDVFGVQPDCTDPTRAILVILETEGERAAVMVDELLGQQQVVIKSLEKNFRKVDGMAGATILGDGTVAFILDVRGLLEVARRGEVVAA from the coding sequence ATGAGCGTCGATCTGTCGAAATTTCAAAGCGCGTTTTTCGAGGAGAGCGCCGAACACGTGGCGACCATGGAAGAGGGGTTGCTGCAGCTCGAGCAGTGCGCGGACGACCTCGACCTGCTCAACCGCATCTTCCGCGCCGCCCATTCCATCAAAGGCAACGCCGGCATGTTCGGCTTTGCCGCGGTCGGCGAGTTTACCCACAAGATGGAGAACATCTTGGATGCGCTCCGTACCGGCCAGATGCAGGCCGATAAGCCGTTGATCGATCTGTTGTTGGAGGCTACCGACGGGCTGAAGGGGCTTCTGGAGGCGGCCCAAACGAATGCGGATCCGGACGAGGACGTCGTGGGCCCGTTGCGCGAGCGGTTGCTGGCTTGCACGGAGTCGCGCGCCGTGGGGCCCGTGAAGGGTGCGCCGTCTCCGGCGCACGATGCGTCGCCCGTGAAGCGTGAAGCGCCGGACGAGATGCGCCGCATACGGTACGAGATTCACTGGGTTCCGACCCCCGCGGTCTTTGCGCGAGGGATTCATCCGGGTCAGATTCTGCGCGAACTCCGAGACCTCGGCGAGTTGACGTCCTCGGCGGATATCGACCGCCTGCCGCCCCTGGAACGCTTGCATGCCGAAGGACGTTCTCTGCCCCTGACCTGCACGCTCATCACCGAACATCCCAGGCGGGAGGTCGAGGCCGTCTTCCTGTTCGTCCAGGACGACAGCGAGCTGACGATTGAAGAAACAACGAGCAGTGAGCCGGGGACGCGGGGACGCGGAGACACGGAGATCGCCGCGTCTCCCCCTCGCCCTGTCGCCACGGCGGGCATGGGCTCCACGTCGGACGGAGGTCCCAAGCCCCTCGGCGAAATTCTGCTGGAAGAAGGGGTGATTTCTCCGGACGTGCTGCGGCACGCCCTCTCGCAGCAGAAGCGATTGGGCGAGATCCTCGTCGAACAGAAGGCCGCCACCCCGCAGCAGATCGCCCAGGCCCTGGACAAACAGCGGAAGCTGGAGCAGGCCGCCCAGCCCAAAAAGGTTGAAACCGCGTCGATCCGGGTGGATACGGAGAAGATCGACAAACTGATCAATCTGGTCGGCGAACTCGTGATCACCCAATCCATGCTGAGCGATCTGGGTGCGCGGTTCGCCATGGACCGGCTCCCCGTGTTGCAGGAGCGCATCAGCCAGTTGGAACGGAACACCCGCGAGATTCAGGAGCGGGTGATGGCGGTTCGGATGCTGCCCATCGGGACGGCGTTCAACCGGTTCCCGCGGCTGGTCCGAGACCTCGCCGCCAGGAACAGCAAGCAGATCCAATTGCTCATGTCCGGTGAGGAAACCGAGCTGGATAAGACCGTGATGGAGTCCATCGGGGATCCGCTGACGCATCTGGTCAGAAATTCGGCGGATCACGGCCTGGAGACGCCTGAGGAACGGAGGGCCGCCGGCAAGCCGGAGCAGGGGACGATCACGCTCAACGCGTTCCATGAAGGCGGCAGCATCTGCATCGCGGTGACCGACGACGGGCGGGGACTCAATCGCGACAAGATTCTGGCCAAGGCGATCCAGCAAGGCCTGGTCAACGAGGCGGACAAACTCTCGGACGAGCAGGTGTGGCCGCTGATCTTCCGGCCTGGTTTCTCGACCGCCGACAAGATCACGGACGTGTCCGGCCGGGGCGTCGGCATGGATGTGGTGAAGCGGAACATCGAGGGGCTGGGCGGAACCGTTACCATCACAACCGAGCTCGGGAAGGGCACCACCTTCACGCTCAAGCTGCCGCTGACCCTGGCCATCATCGAAGGCATGACGGTGCGCGTCGGGCCGGAAACCTACATCGTGCCGCTGGTGTCGATCGTGGAGTCCATCCAGCCCGGGCCGTCCGCCGTCAAGCCGGTCGCAGGCCGGGGCGAGATCGTGAACGTGCGCGGCGCCTATTGTCCCGTGGTGCGCCTCGGCGATGTCTTCGGCGTGCAGCCGGATTGCACCGACCCGACCAGGGCGATCCTGGTGATTCTCGAGACCGAGGGCGAGCGGGCGGCGGTGATGGTGGATGAACTGCTGGGCCAGCAGCAGGTCGTGATCAAGAGTTTGGAGAAGAACTTCCGGAAAGTGGACGGCATGGCCGGGGCGACGATCCTGGGCGACGGCACCGTCGCCTTCATCCTGGACGTGCGGGGGCTGCTCGAAGTGGCCCGCCGAGGCGAAGTCGTGGCGGCGTGA